A section of the Ranitomeya imitator isolate aRanImi1 chromosome 7, aRanImi1.pri, whole genome shotgun sequence genome encodes:
- the LOC138644842 gene encoding gamma-crystallin M1-1, with product MGKIIFYEDRNFQGRSYECSSDNPDLQPHFNACNSVRVENGCWMLYERPNYMGHQYFLKRGEYPDYQQWQGVNDSIRSCRLISEHLALSVHKIRVYERDDCKGEMMEFMEDCPNVYDRFCSHEIHSCKVLDGHWIFYELPNYRGKQYLLRPGDYKRFTDWGSSTAKVGSFRRVLELY from the exons ATGGGAAAG ATCATATTTTATGAGGACAGGAACTTCCAGGGCCGCTCCTATGAGTGCAGCAGTGACAATCCTGACCTACAGCCTCACTTCAATGCTTGTAATTCTGTCCGAGTGGAGAATGGCTGCTGGATGCTGTATGAACGACCCAATTACATGGGGCATCAATATTTTCTGAAAAGGGGGGAGTATCCGGATTATCAGCAGTGGCAAGGAGTCAATGATTCCATCAGATCATGCCGATTAATTTCAGAA CATTTGGCATTGAGCGTTCATAAAATTAGAGTTTATGAAAGAGATGACTGCAAAGGAGAAATGATGGAGTTTATGGAGGATTGTCCAAATGTATATGATCGCTTTTGCTCCCATGAAATCCATTCTTGCAAAGTATTAGATGGCCACTGGATATTCTATGAACTTCCGAACTACAGAGGCAAGCAGTATTTGCTGAGACCTGGCGATTATAAGAGGTTCACTGACTGGGGTTCCTCAACGGCCAAGGTTGGATCTTTCCGACGTGTGTTGGAACTATATTGA